The following are from one region of the Streptomyces tuirus genome:
- a CDS encoding DEAD/DEAH box helicase has protein sequence MLPSLVAEDLRRALATYLTTSFALADDDVREELDAFLERPGSRLFRGPYLRVRTPFREAKKGWEAALDWHPDEFTPYTHQAAAWQRLSSKGGRQPEPTIVTTGTGSGKTESFLVPILDHCARARAAGQRGVKALLLYPMNALADDQARRIDDFLATEEALKDVTAGIYIGGASGPRSASDEDENEPGSYGRDTGSTSLAGDPTVKKLITDREAIRADPPDILLTNYKMLDLLLQRIPDVPLWQSDSLAYVVLDEFHTYDGAQGTDVAMLLRRLGAATGAAREGRPLGDITPVATSATLGGSVPDGPVSEGPERSDRELLLQFAEKVFGTPFPDAALVGEDRLLPKEVVDEPDFLLPAPAPAALAGLPDPLDDESALVELARLMLGQPISDPLHVGAKLRQHILVKAILDVAGNTPVTVPEIAREFAQRGGGPAWDEAARSDPGVLELAFARILALISHARTPHPVTGKPGPFLRVEAQLWVREVRRVIRAATAEPHFRWYDDDGPTGDSRPNPANLAIYQPAEVDSAGEIGDREDASRRPVGPPYRRHLPAIYCRHCGRSGWAALSTELEWQQLKTNTLEIYKAAAQKKRPVRWMLRARPDEYPVLHLHAENERLSTNPAQDTVAVITPQGPLPANSDDECPSCGLGDGMRFLGAGTATLASVATTQMFSERGLAKNERKLLVFTDAVQDATHRAAFIANRSFGFTLRGLLAKHLTPGAPIAVHHLAADAAEAVVMAAGGGKREELASIVPPDLRENPDIQTLLDESNSFSDAGAEMLHSRLVFQTLLEFGLRSRLGRTLELTRTAAVEVDLKELPQLCAELRERHQRLPGQISLPTDDTAYEVFLRGLAERLRLRGALFHPWLQEYIRQAGARRWPIWGGRPTGMPAFPRGLAAPAFPVSGGIRTTGFDSLIRDNTWFADWGHRTLGCDRREARAVTELAMKLLAQHDILATYHAEGGALVYALKPRNVLVYRIDDAASPDEDGVNACGVRCDTCTWRQTVPPGRREQWLGTACLRFRCSGQFVEDDRDYTADYYRRLYTVDRPGHVLTAEHTGALSRERREQVEAAFKNRTSAFDPNVLTCTPTLELGIDIGDLSAVVLASMPPGPANYAQRIGRAGRSTGNSLAVSFVPRGNRNHYYLHAPEHMLAGRIIPPDCYLDASEILRRQYLAFLFDRAADRTLWEGTAIPERPMPPRIGELYGPGLAADGWFRRFLDVATARHAQLSAAFIKLFPAMSEEARQGVQVFAAQELEETVGAAASAWNKRVAALRARMRQIGRAFDALASVSGDPERDKQRRQLFAEQRTVRKRRDDLVSENSINALVRLGLLPNYTLHDDATVLDATLWWRNSDGEFDESAADYGRGSRLALTELAPGNIFHTDGYKFIVNGVDLGTGVGGGEDPYALWRFCPECGFVATEETGLEITACPRCKAPQIADPGAVHKVLVPERVVARERREDARLTDERDERERRQFDVIALVDIDKDQAQGLRAWRRISKNKKEKVPPFGVEFARVATIRTINLGPSAAPGSTHVIRGDEIQAPGFETCLECGAVRGVHPQAWDPSAQRIGTRHAYWCSHRDDGVNHEPAEKLLLAHELTTQALRILLPVSTMDLAERLVSFKAALLLGITKHFGGAPDHIRVVTDSMPGDSHELRRRFLVLHDSMPGGTGYLEHLADAEVLHRVLTLAQTALRECPCQKEDQRTPCHRCLLPHVTSSELPHVSLRIAKELLDEILKDWDVEKVDTLSGVRIDQLVESELEDRFVRTLVTWGRREEEDGSVTAKAGQRGIEHELRFTCAATTTRWRMQDHVRMNTAVPCEPDFLLERTDGPTERVAVFLDGFAFHASERVNRIADDAAKRAALRAEGILVWQLTWDDVMAWATAVSGAVQGQKVRTSAPPLHTEGALGLARQIHLSLVGEARPDDTLDPVLRNPVETLLEFLADPDRAKWGRRAAGLLGGFGAVTRPQPVDREEIGRALPDILRGTALPTAPHATEAVAFDARTPGQARITGLLDRRPEPRTGQPGMRAWSALAVLDDRTDAVADEDHRNRWADWLRWSNLLQFLQSTASDELPCSFHQIAVSTSAQVDPHTMALLTSALPTEGGAPPPLPPRWAETFEWASSKVEDVLLALVEEARGGRIDVPEVGFEYGDQALLAELAWEDEKVAIFIDADEERDAAFEREGWYVAQADAVNVPELIKKLEGN, from the coding sequence ATGCTGCCCTCTCTGGTTGCCGAGGATCTGCGTCGAGCCCTGGCCACCTACCTGACGACGAGTTTCGCGCTCGCCGACGATGACGTGCGCGAGGAACTTGACGCATTCCTGGAGCGCCCGGGGAGCCGACTGTTCCGTGGGCCGTATCTCCGTGTCCGGACCCCCTTCCGCGAGGCCAAGAAGGGATGGGAGGCGGCACTCGACTGGCACCCGGACGAGTTCACGCCATACACCCACCAAGCTGCCGCCTGGCAACGGCTGTCGTCGAAGGGAGGGCGGCAGCCGGAACCCACCATCGTCACGACGGGTACCGGGTCGGGTAAGACCGAGTCGTTCCTGGTGCCGATCCTGGACCACTGCGCGCGGGCTCGGGCCGCAGGACAGCGGGGTGTGAAGGCCCTGCTGCTGTACCCGATGAACGCCCTGGCCGACGACCAGGCGCGTCGTATCGACGACTTCCTCGCCACCGAGGAGGCGCTGAAGGACGTCACGGCCGGCATCTACATCGGCGGTGCCTCCGGGCCCCGATCGGCCTCGGACGAGGACGAGAACGAGCCCGGCTCGTACGGTCGTGACACTGGATCGACGTCCCTCGCTGGCGACCCGACGGTCAAGAAGCTGATCACCGACCGGGAAGCGATCCGGGCTGACCCACCGGACATCCTGCTCACGAACTACAAGATGCTCGACCTGCTGCTGCAGCGGATTCCGGATGTTCCGCTGTGGCAGTCCGATTCCTTGGCGTACGTCGTCCTCGATGAGTTCCACACTTACGACGGCGCCCAGGGCACCGACGTCGCCATGCTGCTGCGCCGTCTCGGGGCGGCGACCGGGGCGGCACGTGAGGGGCGTCCGCTCGGCGACATCACGCCGGTGGCGACGTCGGCGACGCTGGGCGGGAGCGTGCCCGACGGGCCGGTCTCGGAGGGGCCTGAGCGGTCGGACCGTGAACTGCTGCTGCAGTTCGCGGAGAAGGTCTTCGGCACCCCGTTCCCGGATGCCGCGCTCGTCGGTGAGGACCGGCTGCTGCCCAAGGAAGTGGTGGACGAGCCGGACTTCCTGCTTCCCGCCCCGGCACCCGCAGCCTTGGCCGGGTTGCCCGATCCGCTGGACGACGAATCAGCCCTCGTAGAGCTGGCACGGCTCATGCTCGGCCAGCCGATATCCGATCCGCTGCACGTTGGGGCCAAGCTGCGGCAGCACATCCTGGTCAAGGCGATTCTCGACGTCGCCGGCAATACACCGGTGACCGTTCCGGAGATCGCTAGGGAGTTCGCGCAGCGCGGCGGCGGTCCGGCGTGGGACGAGGCGGCCCGAAGCGACCCGGGCGTTCTGGAGCTCGCCTTCGCGCGGATCCTCGCGCTGATTTCGCACGCTCGTACTCCGCATCCCGTCACGGGAAAGCCCGGTCCATTCCTGCGTGTTGAGGCGCAGCTGTGGGTGCGTGAGGTCCGGCGCGTCATTCGGGCGGCGACCGCTGAGCCGCACTTCCGCTGGTACGACGACGACGGTCCGACGGGTGATTCACGCCCGAACCCGGCCAACCTCGCGATCTACCAGCCGGCGGAGGTCGACAGCGCCGGCGAGATCGGCGATCGGGAGGACGCGTCGCGTCGCCCCGTTGGGCCGCCGTACCGGCGTCACCTCCCGGCGATCTACTGCCGTCACTGCGGGCGATCGGGCTGGGCTGCGCTGTCCACCGAACTGGAGTGGCAGCAGCTCAAGACGAACACGCTGGAGATCTACAAGGCCGCGGCGCAGAAGAAGCGACCTGTGCGCTGGATGCTGCGGGCCAGGCCGGACGAGTACCCGGTGCTGCACCTGCACGCGGAGAACGAACGCTTGTCGACCAACCCGGCGCAGGACACCGTCGCGGTCATCACTCCGCAGGGGCCGCTGCCCGCCAACAGCGACGACGAGTGCCCTTCGTGTGGGCTGGGCGACGGCATGCGCTTCCTCGGCGCGGGCACGGCCACCCTCGCATCGGTCGCCACCACGCAGATGTTCTCGGAGCGGGGACTGGCGAAGAACGAGCGGAAGCTGCTCGTGTTCACCGACGCGGTGCAGGACGCGACCCACCGGGCCGCGTTCATCGCCAACCGCAGTTTCGGCTTCACCCTTCGAGGACTTCTCGCCAAGCACCTCACGCCGGGAGCGCCGATCGCCGTGCACCATCTCGCGGCGGATGCCGCCGAGGCCGTTGTCATGGCCGCCGGTGGCGGAAAGCGCGAAGAGCTCGCCTCGATCGTTCCCCCCGACCTCCGCGAGAACCCGGACATCCAGACCCTGCTGGACGAGTCGAACAGCTTCAGCGACGCCGGTGCGGAGATGCTCCACAGCCGCCTGGTCTTCCAGACTCTGCTGGAGTTCGGCCTGCGCTCCCGTCTGGGCCGCACACTGGAGCTGACCCGTACCGCGGCTGTCGAGGTCGACCTCAAGGAACTACCCCAGCTGTGCGCGGAGTTGAGAGAGCGGCATCAGCGGCTGCCCGGTCAGATCTCCTTGCCAACCGACGACACGGCGTACGAGGTCTTCCTGCGCGGCCTGGCCGAGCGGCTGCGGTTGCGTGGAGCCCTGTTCCACCCCTGGCTGCAGGAGTACATCCGCCAGGCGGGCGCGCGGCGCTGGCCGATCTGGGGTGGTCGTCCCACTGGCATGCCGGCCTTCCCGCGCGGCCTTGCCGCACCCGCTTTCCCGGTGTCCGGCGGCATCCGCACCACCGGCTTCGACTCCCTCATCCGAGACAACACCTGGTTCGCGGACTGGGGCCACCGCACCCTGGGCTGCGACCGGCGCGAGGCCCGCGCAGTGACCGAACTGGCCATGAAGCTGCTTGCCCAGCACGACATCCTGGCTACCTATCACGCTGAGGGCGGCGCGCTCGTCTACGCCCTCAAGCCTCGCAACGTCCTCGTCTACCGCATCGACGACGCCGCCTCACCCGACGAGGACGGTGTCAACGCGTGCGGTGTGCGTTGCGACACCTGCACCTGGCGGCAGACCGTGCCGCCGGGCCGGCGTGAGCAGTGGCTGGGCACCGCGTGCCTGCGGTTCCGCTGCTCGGGCCAGTTCGTCGAGGATGACCGCGACTACACGGCCGACTACTACCGGCGGCTGTACACCGTCGACCGTCCGGGCCACGTGTTGACCGCCGAGCACACCGGTGCGCTGAGCCGGGAGCGGCGTGAGCAGGTCGAGGCAGCGTTCAAGAACCGGACCTCGGCGTTCGACCCCAACGTGCTCACCTGCACGCCCACCCTCGAACTCGGCATCGACATCGGCGACCTGTCGGCCGTGGTGCTGGCCTCCATGCCGCCCGGACCCGCCAACTACGCGCAGCGAATCGGCCGAGCCGGACGCAGCACTGGCAACTCCCTGGCCGTCAGCTTCGTCCCACGAGGCAACCGTAACCACTACTACCTGCACGCCCCGGAGCACATGCTGGCCGGCCGGATCATTCCGCCAGACTGCTACCTGGACGCCTCCGAGATCCTTCGCCGCCAGTACCTGGCCTTCCTCTTCGACCGAGCTGCCGATCGCACCCTGTGGGAAGGCACGGCAATCCCTGAGCGCCCCATGCCACCACGTATCGGTGAGCTCTACGGACCGGGGCTGGCCGCGGACGGGTGGTTCCGCCGCTTCCTCGACGTTGCGACCGCCCGCCATGCCCAGTTGTCCGCCGCGTTCATCAAACTCTTCCCCGCCATGAGCGAGGAGGCCCGCCAGGGCGTGCAGGTCTTCGCGGCACAGGAGCTGGAGGAGACCGTCGGGGCCGCCGCGAGCGCATGGAACAAGCGAGTGGCGGCGCTACGCGCGAGGATGCGACAGATCGGCCGGGCCTTCGACGCCCTGGCGTCCGTCTCGGGAGACCCGGAACGGGACAAGCAACGGCGTCAGCTCTTCGCCGAACAGCGCACCGTACGCAAGCGGCGCGACGACCTGGTCTCGGAGAACTCGATAAACGCGCTGGTGCGGCTGGGCCTCCTGCCCAACTACACCCTCCACGACGACGCGACCGTGCTGGATGCCACCTTGTGGTGGCGGAACAGCGACGGCGAGTTCGACGAGAGCGCTGCCGACTACGGGCGCGGCTCACGCCTCGCGCTGACCGAACTCGCCCCCGGCAACATCTTCCACACCGACGGCTACAAGTTCATCGTCAACGGCGTGGACCTGGGCACCGGCGTCGGAGGCGGCGAGGACCCGTACGCGCTGTGGAGATTCTGCCCCGAGTGCGGATTCGTGGCCACGGAGGAGACCGGCCTGGAAATCACCGCCTGTCCACGCTGTAAAGCCCCGCAGATCGCCGACCCGGGAGCCGTCCACAAGGTGCTGGTGCCCGAGCGGGTAGTGGCCCGTGAGCGGCGCGAGGATGCACGCCTCACCGACGAGCGGGACGAGCGGGAACGCAGGCAGTTCGATGTGATCGCCCTGGTCGATATCGACAAGGACCAGGCCCAGGGACTGAGGGCCTGGCGACGCATCAGCAAGAACAAGAAAGAGAAGGTTCCGCCCTTCGGGGTCGAGTTCGCTCGTGTGGCCACCATCCGCACTATCAACCTGGGGCCGTCGGCCGCCCCGGGCTCGACCCATGTGATCCGCGGCGACGAGATCCAGGCTCCCGGCTTCGAGACCTGCCTGGAGTGCGGCGCGGTCCGCGGCGTGCACCCGCAGGCATGGGACCCCTCGGCTCAGCGCATCGGCACCCGCCACGCGTACTGGTGCTCCCACCGCGACGACGGCGTGAACCATGAGCCGGCGGAGAAGCTCCTCCTGGCTCATGAGTTGACCACGCAGGCCCTGCGCATCCTGCTGCCCGTCTCCACGATGGACCTCGCCGAGCGCCTCGTCTCCTTCAAGGCGGCCCTGCTCCTGGGCATCACCAAGCACTTCGGCGGAGCCCCCGACCACATCCGCGTGGTCACCGACAGCATGCCCGGCGACAGCCACGAACTACGTAGGCGCTTTCTTGTCCTGCACGACTCCATGCCCGGCGGCACGGGCTACCTAGAACACCTTGCGGACGCCGAGGTGCTGCACCGCGTCCTGACTCTCGCGCAGACGGCCCTTCGGGAGTGTCCCTGCCAGAAGGAGGACCAGCGCACCCCCTGCCACCGCTGTTTGCTGCCCCACGTCACCAGCAGCGAGCTTCCGCACGTCTCGCTCCGCATCGCCAAGGAACTCCTAGACGAGATCCTCAAGGACTGGGACGTCGAGAAGGTCGACACGCTCTCCGGTGTCCGCATCGACCAGCTCGTCGAGAGCGAGCTGGAGGACCGGTTCGTCCGCACGCTGGTCACCTGGGGCCGCCGCGAAGAGGAAGACGGATCGGTCACCGCCAAGGCCGGCCAGCGCGGCATCGAGCATGAACTGCGCTTCACCTGCGCTGCCACCACTACGCGCTGGCGCATGCAGGACCACGTAAGAATGAACACCGCGGTGCCCTGTGAACCCGACTTCCTTCTGGAACGCACCGACGGCCCCACCGAGCGCGTCGCTGTTTTCCTCGACGGTTTCGCCTTCCACGCCAGCGAACGTGTCAACCGCATCGCCGACGACGCCGCGAAGCGGGCGGCCCTGAGAGCCGAAGGCATCCTGGTCTGGCAGCTGACCTGGGACGACGTCATGGCATGGGCGACGGCCGTCAGCGGTGCCGTTCAAGGGCAGAAGGTCCGCACTTCCGCACCGCCCCTGCACACGGAGGGGGCGCTGGGACTCGCCCGGCAGATCCACCTGAGCCTGGTCGGCGAAGCCCGGCCCGACGACACCCTCGACCCGGTCCTGCGTAATCCTGTAGAGACCCTGCTGGAGTTCCTCGCCGACCCCGACCGGGCCAAATGGGGGCGGCGGGCAGCTGGCCTGCTGGGCGGCTTCGGAGCGGTGACACGTCCACAGCCGGTGGACCGCGAGGAGATCGGACGAGCCCTCCCGGACATTCTGCGCGGCACAGCCCTGCCCACAGCGCCCCATGCCACCGAGGCGGTCGCCTTCGACGCCCGAACCCCAGGTCAGGCGCGGATCACGGGTCTACTGGACCGCCGCCCCGAACCGCGAACGGGGCAGCCGGGCATGCGGGCCTGGTCTGCTCTGGCCGTACTCGACGATCGCACGGACGCCGTCGCGGACGAGGACCACAGGAACCGCTGGGCGGACTGGCTGCGCTGGTCCAACCTTCTGCAGTTCCTCCAGTCCACCGCCAGCGATGAACTGCCCTGCTCCTTCCACCAGATCGCGGTCTCCACCAGCGCTCAGGTGGACCCGCACACCATGGCCCTGCTGACCAGCGCCCTGCCCACGGAGGGAGGGGCCCCGCCACCGCTACCGCCCAGGTGGGCCGAGACTTTCGAATGGGCCTCGAGCAAGGTCGAGGACGTCCTGCTCGCACTCGTCGAGGAAGCCCGAGGCGGCCGCATCGACGTGCCGGAGGTCGGCTTCGAGTACGGAGACCAGGCACTGCTGGCCGAGCTGGCCTGGGAAGACGAGAAGGTCGCGATCTTCATCGACGCAGACGAGGAACGAGACGCAGCATTCGAGCGTGAGGGCTGGTACGTGGCACAGGCCGACGCCGTAAACGTGCCTGAACTCATCAAGAAGTTGGAGGGGAACTGA